Proteins encoded together in one Bacteroides ovatus window:
- a CDS encoding TonB-dependent receptor, protein MKRLLTLLLFSNLLLSLLQAQPVHQIRGTVIEKNSRQPLEFINVMVLGLNKGGVTNAEGHFTIEQVPPGIYRLQATAIGYKSVTTPEYIVSTKDLNISIEMEENLTELAGVTVTASPFRRDLESPVSLRIIGLQEIEKSPGANRDISRIVQSYPGVAFSPIGYRNDLIVRGGSPSENRFYLDGVEIPNINHFSTQGASGGPVGILNADLIREVNFYTGAFPTDRGNALSSVLDFKLRDGDMEHNSVKATLGASEVSLASNGHIGKKTSYLVSIRQSYLQFLFDMLDLPFLPTFTDAQFKLKTRFNEQNELTVLGLGGIDNMRLNTKADSEDNEYILSYLPKIKQETFTLGAVYRHYAGAHVQSVVVSHSYLNNRNTKYRQNDESIPENLMLRLRSTEQETKFRFENNSSFRNWKVNLGVNLDYSQYTNTTFQKAYTNQAQTFDYHTYLGMMRWGLFGTISYSSMDERFTASLGLRADANNYSSAMKSLSDQLSPRISLSYQLAEHWFVSGNAGLYYQLPPYTALGFKDNNGMYVNKYNLRYMKVSQESLGISWRKGDTFEVSVEGFYKDYDKIPLSVVDGIPLTCKGNDYGVIGNELLTSTAQGRSYGTEILVKWLIAKKLNLASSFTIFKSEYRNDKESEYIASAWDNRYIFNLRGTYNLPHQWSVGMKVSCIGGAPYTPYDEEKSSLVSAWDAQGKAYYDYSKYNKERLPAFAQVDLRIDKTFYLKHCMLGFYLDLQNITASKLKQQDVLMSTGIIENPEAPANSQHYKMKRLKQSSGTLLPTLGITFEY, encoded by the coding sequence ATGAAAAGACTGTTGACTCTGCTACTATTTTCAAACCTTCTACTTTCCCTGCTACAGGCACAACCTGTACATCAAATCAGGGGAACGGTTATTGAGAAAAACAGCCGTCAACCATTAGAGTTCATTAACGTAATGGTTCTCGGGCTGAACAAAGGTGGCGTCACCAATGCGGAAGGCCATTTCACCATCGAACAAGTACCTCCCGGCATCTACCGCCTGCAAGCAACTGCCATCGGCTACAAAAGTGTCACTACTCCCGAATATATTGTATCTACCAAAGATCTGAATATCTCGATAGAGATGGAAGAGAACCTGACCGAACTCGCAGGAGTAACCGTCACCGCTTCTCCTTTCCGACGTGATTTGGAAAGCCCCGTCAGCCTGCGCATTATCGGATTGCAGGAAATAGAAAAAAGTCCGGGAGCTAATCGGGACATTTCACGTATTGTTCAGTCTTATCCGGGAGTTGCCTTCTCACCGATTGGATACCGCAACGACTTGATTGTGCGCGGTGGTTCTCCTTCTGAAAACCGTTTCTACCTGGATGGAGTGGAAATTCCCAATATCAATCACTTCAGTACGCAAGGAGCCTCCGGTGGTCCGGTGGGAATCCTCAATGCCGACCTGATACGTGAAGTCAATTTCTACACCGGTGCTTTCCCCACTGATAGAGGAAACGCACTTAGTTCCGTTCTTGATTTCAAGTTGCGCGACGGAGATATGGAGCACAACTCTGTAAAGGCTACCCTCGGAGCATCCGAAGTCTCGCTCGCCTCCAACGGGCATATCGGGAAAAAGACCTCTTATCTGGTATCTATACGTCAATCTTATCTGCAATTCCTGTTTGATATGCTCGACCTCCCTTTCCTGCCGACTTTCACCGATGCGCAGTTCAAATTGAAAACCCGGTTTAACGAACAGAACGAGTTGACAGTGCTGGGACTCGGAGGAATCGACAATATGCGATTGAACACGAAAGCGGATAGCGAAGACAACGAATATATTCTTAGTTACCTGCCGAAAATCAAGCAGGAGACATTTACATTGGGAGCCGTTTATCGTCATTATGCAGGCGCACATGTGCAGTCAGTGGTAGTCAGTCACAGCTATCTGAACAACCGCAACACCAAATACCGGCAGAATGATGAAAGCATTCCGGAAAATCTGATGCTCCGCCTCCGTTCTACCGAACAGGAAACGAAGTTCCGCTTCGAAAACAATTCTTCTTTCCGCAACTGGAAAGTCAATCTCGGAGTGAATCTGGATTATAGTCAATATACCAACACCACCTTTCAAAAGGCATATACCAATCAGGCACAAACGTTTGATTACCACACCTATTTGGGAATGATGCGTTGGGGACTTTTCGGCACTATCAGCTACTCTTCGATGGACGAACGTTTCACAGCTTCCTTGGGATTGAGAGCTGATGCCAACAATTATTCGTCGGCCATGAAGTCACTCTCCGACCAGCTTTCTCCCCGCATATCGCTTTCCTACCAACTTGCCGAGCACTGGTTCGTAAGCGGAAATGCAGGACTTTATTATCAGTTGCCTCCTTACACGGCACTCGGTTTTAAAGATAATAACGGAATGTATGTCAACAAATACAATCTGCGCTATATGAAAGTCAGCCAGGAAAGTCTGGGCATTAGTTGGCGCAAAGGGGATACGTTCGAAGTCTCCGTCGAAGGATTCTACAAAGACTATGATAAAATTCCGCTCTCCGTTGTAGACGGAATTCCTCTTACCTGCAAAGGAAATGACTATGGAGTGATTGGCAATGAATTGCTGACTTCTACCGCTCAAGGACGTTCGTATGGCACGGAGATTCTGGTAAAGTGGCTGATCGCCAAGAAACTGAATCTGGCTTCCTCCTTCACCATCTTTAAAAGTGAATACCGTAACGACAAAGAGAGCGAATACATCGCATCCGCATGGGACAACCGATATATTTTCAATTTGCGGGGAACTTACAATCTGCCCCACCAATGGAGTGTTGGCATGAAAGTCAGTTGCATCGGCGGTGCTCCTTATACCCCATACGATGAAGAAAAGTCATCTTTGGTATCCGCCTGGGATGCACAAGGCAAAGCATATTACGACTATTCAAAATATAATAAGGAACGTCTTCCGGCCTTTGCACAGGTAGACCTCCGTATCGACAAGACATTTTATCTGAAACATTGCATGCTAGGATTCTATCTTGATTTGCAGAATATCACGGCCAGCAAACTGAAACAGCAGGATGTGCTGATGAGCACCGGCATCATCGAGAATCCGGAAGCTCCTGCCAACAGCCAACACTATAAAATGAAACGCCTCAAACAATCGAGCGGGACTTTGCTCCCCACATTAGGAATAACATTTGAGTATTAA
- a CDS encoding DUF2007 domain-containing protein: protein MKTVKLITCNDAMKAHILQGALENEGIESILHNENFSTLYKSCVSNIAGVDILVADEDYENAVQVLRDNDSWPEELTLCPYCGSSDIQLVLRKGKRWRALGAAIISALMVTPPGDNHWNYTCKQCHKTFEMPVSKFNPSAETEE, encoded by the coding sequence ATGAAGACTGTAAAATTGATAACTTGTAATGATGCGATGAAGGCACATATCCTTCAGGGAGCGTTGGAGAATGAAGGCATTGAGTCTATTCTGCACAATGAGAATTTCTCTACTTTGTATAAGAGTTGTGTGAGCAATATAGCAGGAGTGGATATATTGGTGGCGGATGAGGACTATGAAAATGCTGTCCAAGTGTTGAGGGATAACGATAGTTGGCCGGAAGAATTAACGCTTTGTCCGTATTGCGGTTCATCGGACATTCAGTTGGTTCTAAGAAAAGGAAAGCGGTGGCGCGCTTTGGGTGCCGCTATCATTTCTGCATTGATGGTCACTCCTCCGGGAGATAACCACTGGAACTATACCTGTAAACAGTGTCATAAAACCTTTGAAATGCCGGTTTCTAAATTTAATCCTTCTGCAGAGACAGAGGAATAA
- a CDS encoding alpha/beta hydrolase has protein sequence MKKKKLLLIALLLVWVAPSFAAKVDTLLIKSPSMNKDVQVVVVTPDAALGKKAVACPAIYLLHGYGGNAKTWIGIKPNLPQIADEKGIIFVCPDGKNSWYWDSPLNPSYRYETFISSELVKYIDEHYKTIADRKGRAITGLSMGGHGAMWNAIRHKDTFGASGSTSGGMDIRPFPKNWDMSKQLGEYESNKEVWDNHTVINQIDKIENGDLAIIVDCGEGDFFLNVNKDLHNRLLEKKIDHDFITRPGGHTGQYWNNSIDYQILFFDKFFKK, from the coding sequence ATGAAAAAGAAAAAACTTCTATTAATTGCTCTTCTTTTAGTATGGGTGGCTCCTTCGTTTGCTGCCAAAGTAGATACTTTATTAATTAAAAGTCCTTCCATGAATAAGGATGTGCAAGTGGTGGTGGTAACGCCGGATGCTGCGCTGGGGAAGAAAGCGGTAGCTTGTCCCGCCATTTATTTGTTGCACGGTTACGGTGGAAATGCTAAAACATGGATTGGAATTAAACCGAATCTTCCTCAAATTGCGGACGAAAAAGGAATTATATTCGTTTGTCCGGACGGAAAGAATAGCTGGTACTGGGATAGTCCGCTCAATCCGTCTTATCGTTATGAAACTTTTATTTCATCGGAACTGGTGAAGTATATCGACGAACATTACAAGACGATTGCCGACAGAAAAGGACGTGCCATCACCGGATTAAGTATGGGTGGACACGGAGCGATGTGGAATGCAATCCGTCATAAAGATACGTTTGGTGCCAGTGGAAGTACAAGCGGAGGGATGGATATTCGCCCGTTCCCGAAAAACTGGGACATGTCCAAGCAGTTGGGAGAATATGAATCTAACAAGGAAGTATGGGATAATCATACCGTTATCAATCAGATTGATAAGATAGAGAATGGCGATTTGGCTATCATTGTCGATTGTGGAGAAGGAGATTTCTTCTTGAATGTGAACAAGGATTTGCATAACCGCCTGTTAGAAAAAAAAATCGATCATGATTTTATTACCCGTCCGGGAGGACATACAGGGCAGTATTGGAATAACTCCATTGATTATCAGATTCTGTTCTTTGATAAGTTTTTCAAGAAATAA
- a CDS encoding DUF4595 domain-containing protein, whose product MKKIAILLLAILIFSCSDDDEKGTVENKGQWAMIFNESVKNDSNPVDKTEKFMFDGERLIQHIIKQRYFEEEISNEVNLSYSDNQVTVTTDYLTLVYTLNSEGYASQCVYSLSSQNRIYQFSYSAEGYLTGIVENIDNTEYSSTSLTYENGDITSISSKMNGLENKFIYEPGEESSTYHLPCLGLLEIHPLTFHIEALYAGLLGKDPRHFTIRSCPAGSNDEKTIYSYEFDKKGNPSRMICQTTYAGGQANYYPYTRNISVSFE is encoded by the coding sequence ATGAAAAAAATAGCTATTTTATTGCTGGCAATACTGATATTCAGTTGTTCGGATGATGACGAAAAGGGCACAGTAGAGAATAAAGGGCAATGGGCTATGATTTTCAATGAATCCGTCAAGAACGATTCAAACCCTGTAGATAAGACAGAGAAATTTATGTTCGATGGTGAGCGCCTGATTCAACATATTATAAAACAACGTTATTTCGAAGAAGAAATCAGCAACGAAGTAAACTTGAGCTACTCTGATAATCAGGTAACAGTTACCACTGACTATCTCACTTTAGTATATACATTAAATAGCGAAGGCTATGCCAGTCAATGTGTATACAGTTTGTCTTCACAAAATCGTATTTATCAATTTTCTTACTCTGCAGAAGGATACTTAACCGGAATTGTCGAGAATATTGACAATACAGAATACTCATCAACATCACTTACATACGAGAACGGAGATATAACCTCTATCAGTTCCAAGATGAACGGCCTTGAAAACAAGTTCATTTATGAACCGGGAGAAGAAAGTTCGACATACCATTTACCCTGCCTCGGTTTATTAGAAATACACCCTCTGACATTCCATATTGAAGCTCTTTACGCTGGGTTATTGGGTAAGGACCCGCGCCATTTCACCATACGCAGTTGTCCTGCAGGAAGTAACGATGAAAAGACAATCTATTCGTATGAGTTTGATAAAAAAGGGAATCCATCCAGGATGATTTGTCAAACGACCTATGCCGGAGGACAGGCCAACTATTATCCATACACACGCAACATTTCGGTTTCTTTCGAATAA
- a CDS encoding S41 family peptidase — MMTKLRKIILIPALSIVFISGFFSCGVDRWPEYAHQTALDTWMYDIMQQNYLWYQNLPSYDDVNLFLEPASFLSKVKSKNDSYSFVDSVMETPLPTYGFDYSLVRNADIDTAYNALITYVIPGSPAEAAGLERGNWIMKVDTSYISKKYETQLLQGTQARDLVMGVWKEVPVEPEEGEEEFVYKVVPNDITLKLPAARSVEDNPVHKTKILTVKENNRDIKVGYLMYNSFTAGTNSDPDKYNNELRQISQEFKTAGVKYVILDLRYNTGGSLDCVQLLGTILTSEARLNKPMAYLEYNNKNRDKDATINFDSEILKSGVNLDLPALFAITSSTTAGAPEMLIRSLSLKDSYPVVTIGGVTKGQNVATEQFINEEFLWSINPVVCTVYDSNHDAGGAISPTTDLKISETTIDGVTNYSEFLPFGDPNERMLKVAIGVIDGSYPPKDEETEETTKAQFKIEKSVISPASRRFSSNGLRLK; from the coding sequence ATGATGACGAAATTAAGAAAGATAATCCTCATACCTGCCCTGAGCATCGTATTTATCAGTGGCTTTTTCTCCTGTGGTGTCGACCGCTGGCCGGAGTATGCCCATCAGACCGCACTGGATACATGGATGTACGACATCATGCAGCAGAACTATCTGTGGTATCAAAATCTACCTTCCTACGATGATGTGAATCTGTTTCTGGAACCTGCCTCGTTTTTATCTAAAGTAAAATCAAAAAACGACAGCTATTCGTTTGTGGACTCTGTGATGGAGACTCCGCTGCCTACCTATGGATTTGATTATTCACTGGTTCGAAATGCGGATATCGATACAGCATATAATGCATTAATTACTTACGTCATCCCCGGTTCACCGGCAGAAGCAGCCGGACTGGAACGTGGAAACTGGATTATGAAAGTCGATACTTCTTACATCAGCAAGAAATACGAGACTCAATTACTGCAAGGAACCCAAGCCCGGGATTTGGTGATGGGAGTATGGAAAGAAGTTCCTGTTGAGCCGGAAGAAGGAGAAGAAGAATTTGTATACAAGGTAGTACCTAATGACATAACATTAAAACTACCTGCGGCACGATCCGTTGAGGATAATCCAGTGCATAAGACCAAAATACTTACGGTAAAAGAAAACAATAGAGATATTAAAGTAGGGTATCTCATGTACAATAGCTTCACAGCCGGAACCAATAGTGATCCGGACAAATACAATAACGAACTGCGACAAATCTCACAAGAGTTCAAGACAGCTGGCGTGAAATATGTTATACTTGACCTACGTTACAACACCGGTGGTTCATTGGATTGTGTTCAGTTATTAGGTACAATTCTGACTTCAGAGGCACGATTAAATAAGCCGATGGCCTATCTGGAATATAATAATAAAAACAGAGACAAGGATGCTACCATCAACTTTGATAGTGAGATATTAAAGAGCGGTGTTAATTTAGACCTGCCCGCTCTGTTTGCTATTACAAGCAGTACAACAGCCGGAGCACCGGAAATGTTAATTAGGAGTCTTTCACTGAAAGACAGTTATCCTGTCGTAACCATCGGTGGTGTCACTAAAGGACAAAATGTAGCAACAGAACAATTCATTAATGAAGAATTTCTGTGGTCAATCAACCCGGTAGTATGCACTGTCTATGATTCCAACCACGATGCCGGAGGAGCTATCTCCCCTACAACAGATCTTAAAATCAGTGAAACTACTATTGATGGAGTTACTAATTATAGTGAATTTTTACCATTCGGTGATCCTAACGAAAGAATGTTAAAAGTAGCCATCGGTGTTATTGACGGAAGTTATCCACCAAAGGATGAAGAAACCGAAGAGACCACAAAAGCGCAATTCAAAATAGAGAAAAGCGTAATAAGTCCGGCAAGTAGACGTTTTAGTAGTAACGGATTACGATTAAAATAA
- the mnmA gene encoding tRNA 2-thiouridine(34) synthase MnmA produces MDIAALLSGGVDSSVVVHLLCEQGYKPTLFYIKIGMDGAEYMDCSAEEDIELSTATARKYGLSLEVVDLHQEYWENVAAYAIDKIRQGLTPNPDVMCNKLIKFGCFEQRVGKDFDFTATGHYATTLQRNGKTWLGTAKDLVKDQTDFLAQIDYLQVSKLMFPIGGLMKQEVREIANKAGLPSARRKDSQGICFLGKINYNDFVRRFLGEKEGAIIELETGKKLGTHRGYWFHTIGQRKGLGLSGGPWFVVKKDIEENTIYVSRGYGVETQYGNEFRMHDFHFITDNPWKGQEKEIDITFKIRHTPDFTKGKLIQEGEKQFYILSSEKLQGIAPGQFGVIYDEEAKVCVGSGEIIC; encoded by the coding sequence ATGGATATAGCTGCATTATTATCAGGAGGTGTCGACAGTTCGGTTGTTGTACATCTCCTTTGTGAGCAAGGATATAAGCCCACTCTTTTTTATATTAAGATAGGCATGGACGGAGCGGAATATATGGACTGTTCGGCAGAGGAAGATATTGAATTATCTACTGCTACGGCACGTAAGTACGGCCTGTCTTTGGAGGTAGTGGATTTGCATCAGGAGTATTGGGAGAATGTAGCGGCCTATGCCATTGATAAAATCCGGCAGGGACTGACGCCTAATCCGGATGTGATGTGTAATAAGCTTATCAAATTCGGCTGCTTTGAACAGCGAGTCGGGAAAGACTTCGACTTTACGGCAACCGGTCATTATGCCACCACCTTGCAACGCAACGGTAAAACTTGGTTGGGTACAGCGAAAGACCTTGTGAAAGACCAGACAGATTTTCTTGCACAGATTGATTATCTGCAAGTTTCCAAACTCATGTTTCCCATTGGAGGTTTGATGAAACAGGAAGTACGTGAGATTGCCAATAAAGCCGGATTGCCGAGTGCCAGAAGGAAAGATAGTCAGGGTATCTGTTTTCTCGGAAAGATAAACTACAATGATTTTGTCCGTCGCTTTTTAGGAGAAAAGGAAGGGGCGATTATTGAATTGGAAACTGGAAAGAAATTGGGTACACATCGCGGCTATTGGTTTCACACAATCGGCCAGCGTAAAGGGCTCGGATTGAGTGGTGGTCCCTGGTTTGTAGTCAAGAAGGATATTGAGGAAAATACCATCTATGTATCTCGTGGCTACGGTGTGGAAACACAGTACGGCAATGAATTCCGGATGCATGATTTCCATTTCATTACTGATAATCCCTGGAAAGGGCAGGAGAAGGAGATAGACATCACTTTCAAGATTCGCCACACTCCCGACTTTACCAAAGGAAAACTGATACAGGAAGGGGAGAAGCAATTCTATATTTTGTCCTCTGAAAAGCTACAAGGCATTGCTCCGGGACAGTTTGGGGTGATTTATGATGAAGAGGCGAAAGTTTGCGTGGGAAGCGGTGAGATCATCTGCTAA
- a CDS encoding response regulator transcription factor: protein MREFIIADNQDISKAGMMFLLSKQKEVSLLLEADSKAELIQQLRLHPQAVIVLDYTLFNFAGADELIVLQERFKEADWILFSDELSLNFLRQVLFSSMAFGVVMKDNSKEEIMTAIQCATRKQRYICNHVSNLLLSGASSPLAMSSMDDHLLTQTEKNILKEIALGKTTKEIAAEKNLSFHTINSHRKNIFRKLGVNNVHEATKYAMRAGIVDLAEYYI, encoded by the coding sequence ATGAGAGAATTTATCATCGCAGACAATCAGGATATCAGTAAGGCGGGAATGATGTTTCTGCTAAGTAAACAGAAGGAAGTATCCCTCCTTTTAGAAGCTGATAGTAAGGCTGAACTGATTCAGCAGTTACGATTGCATCCGCAAGCGGTGATTGTATTGGATTATACATTGTTCAATTTTGCCGGGGCGGATGAGTTGATTGTCTTGCAGGAAAGATTCAAGGAAGCTGACTGGATTCTATTCTCTGACGAACTAAGCCTGAACTTTCTCCGTCAGGTATTATTCAGCAGCATGGCTTTCGGAGTAGTGATGAAAGATAACTCAAAAGAAGAAATCATGACTGCCATTCAATGCGCCACCCGCAAACAACGGTATATATGCAACCATGTCAGCAATCTGCTGCTTTCGGGAGCTTCTTCTCCGCTGGCAATGTCAAGCATGGACGACCATTTGCTGACGCAGACAGAAAAGAATATCCTAAAAGAAATTGCATTAGGGAAAACGACGAAAGAGATTGCTGCAGAGAAAAATCTTAGTTTCCATACGATCAACAGCCATCGTAAGAATATCTTTCGCAAATTGGGGGTGAATAATGTGCACGAGGCTACTAAATATGCGATGAGGGCAGGAATTGTGGATTTAGCGGAATATTACATCTGA
- a CDS encoding DUF4251 domain-containing protein, with product MKKFIALVALVLVSASTMMYAQESNAAARRAERKAQRDAERAKLRAEEEVQDMAAYQQAVQALKNKQFVLEANQVVFRNGMSAFVTSNTNFVLMNGNRATVQTAFNTPYPGPNGIGGVTVDGNSSDMKMNIDKKGNVNCSFSVQGIGISAQVFINMSSGNNTASVSISPNFSNNNLTLNGNIVPLDQSNIFKGRSW from the coding sequence ATGAAAAAGTTTATTGCATTAGTAGCATTAGTATTAGTGAGTGCAAGCACAATGATGTATGCACAAGAAAGTAACGCAGCAGCACGCCGCGCAGAAAGAAAAGCTCAAAGAGATGCAGAGAGAGCGAAACTCCGTGCCGAAGAAGAGGTGCAGGACATGGCAGCCTATCAACAAGCTGTACAGGCTTTGAAAAACAAGCAATTTGTATTGGAAGCTAATCAGGTTGTCTTCCGCAACGGTATGAGTGCTTTTGTTACTTCAAATACCAACTTCGTCCTGATGAACGGCAACAGAGCTACCGTACAGACTGCTTTCAACACTCCTTACCCAGGTCCTAACGGAATCGGTGGTGTTACAGTAGATGGTAATTCTTCGGATATGAAGATGAATATCGACAAAAAAGGAAATGTGAACTGTTCATTCAGTGTTCAGGGTATCGGCATCTCCGCTCAAGTATTTATTAATATGAGCAGTGGAAACAATACAGCTTCGGTTAGTATCAGCCCGAACTTCAGCAACAACAACCTGACATTGAACGGAAATATCGTTCCGCTTGACCAGTCAAATATCTTCAAGGGACGTTCCTGGTAA
- the nhaC gene encoding Na+/H+ antiporter NhaC, with translation MKKAPSPIVSLIPIIVLVLLLFATIRTFGSDALSGGSQVSLLTTTAICILIGMVFYKIPWKDYELAITNNIAGVATAIIILLIIGALSGIWMISGVVPTLIYYGMQIIHPSFFLASTCIICALISVMTGSSWTTIATIGIALMGIGKAQGFEDGWIAGAIISGAYFGDKISPLSETTILASSITDTPLFRHIRYMMITTVPSLVITLIIFTVAGFSHDANNTQHIAEVATALNEKFHITPWLLIVPVATGILIAKKVPSIVTLFLSTLLAAVFALIFQPDLLEEISGIAASGFDSLFKGLMMTIYGETNLHTDNAVLTDLIATRGMSGMMNTIWLILCAMCFGGAMTASGMVGSITSIFVRFMKKTVSVVSATVCSGLFLNLTTADQYISIILTGNMFRDIYAKKGYESCLLSRTTEDAVTVTSVLIPWNSCGMTQATILSVPTLVYLPYCFFNIISPLMSITVAAIGYKIARRS, from the coding sequence ATGAAGAAAGCCCCCTCTCCCATTGTATCATTGATACCGATCATTGTACTGGTGTTATTATTGTTTGCCACTATCCGCACATTTGGCAGTGATGCCCTAAGCGGCGGAAGCCAAGTGTCACTACTCACCACTACAGCTATTTGTATCCTTATCGGTATGGTGTTCTATAAAATTCCCTGGAAAGATTATGAGCTCGCCATCACCAACAATATTGCCGGAGTGGCAACAGCCATTATTATTCTATTGATAATCGGTGCGTTGAGCGGGATCTGGATGATTAGTGGAGTAGTGCCTACGCTAATCTACTACGGGATGCAAATTATCCATCCCAGTTTCTTCCTGGCATCTACCTGCATCATCTGCGCATTGATTTCCGTTATGACCGGAAGTTCGTGGACTACCATTGCTACCATCGGTATCGCCCTGATGGGTATCGGAAAGGCGCAAGGTTTTGAAGACGGTTGGATTGCCGGAGCCATTATTTCAGGAGCATACTTCGGAGATAAAATATCTCCTTTATCCGAAACCACCATCCTGGCCTCTTCTATCACAGACACTCCCTTGTTCCGTCACATCCGTTATATGATGATTACTACGGTTCCATCTCTTGTCATTACGCTAATTATTTTCACCGTAGCAGGATTCTCTCATGATGCCAACAATACACAACACATCGCAGAAGTGGCAACAGCTCTGAATGAAAAGTTTCATATCACTCCGTGGCTACTGATAGTTCCCGTAGCAACCGGGATATTGATAGCGAAGAAAGTGCCGTCTATCGTTACGCTGTTCCTGTCTACCCTGCTGGCTGCTGTTTTTGCTTTGATCTTTCAGCCGGATTTGTTGGAAGAAATTTCAGGAATTGCCGCTTCCGGATTCGATTCACTGTTTAAAGGACTAATGATGACTATCTACGGAGAGACAAATTTACACACGGATAATGCCGTTCTGACAGATTTAATTGCCACACGTGGCATGTCAGGAATGATGAATACGATTTGGTTGATACTATGTGCCATGTGTTTCGGCGGAGCAATGACAGCAAGCGGCATGGTGGGAAGTATCACTTCCATCTTTGTGCGCTTTATGAAGAAAACAGTCAGCGTGGTCAGTGCGACGGTTTGTTCCGGTCTGTTTCTTAATCTGACCACTGCCGATCAATATATCAGTATTATTCTGACGGGAAATATGTTTCGCGATATTTATGCCAAGAAAGGGTATGAAAGTTGCTTACTAAGCCGTACCACGGAAGATGCAGTAACCGTTACATCCGTATTGATCCCGTGGAACAGCTGTGGAATGACTCAAGCCACTATCTTGAGTGTACCCACACTTGTGTATCTCCCTTATTGTTTTTTCAACATTATCAGTCCTTTAATGAGTATCACCGTGGCAGCCATCGGATATAAAATTGCACGACGTTCGTGA
- a CDS encoding MFS transporter → MKQPLKENGGLPASILWTLAIVAGVSVANIYYIQPLLNMIRHELGISEFRTNLIAMVTQIGYAAGLLFITPLGDLYQRKKIILVNFTVLIFSLLTIALTHYFHLILIASFLTGVCSMIPQIFIPIAAQFSRPENKGRNVGIVLSGLLTGILASRVVSGFIGELIGWREMYHIAAGMMFICAIVVLKVLPDIQTNFQGKYSGLMKSLLALVKEYPQLRIYSIRAALNFGSLLAMWSCLAFKMGQAPFFANSDVIGMLGLCGVAGALTASFVGRYVKQVGVRRFNFIGCGLILFAWLLFFIGENTFIGIIAGIIIIDIGMQCIQLSNQTSIFELDPRASNRINTVFMTTYFIGGSMGTFLAGSFWQLYGWHGVIGTGVVLTGISLLITTFYKK, encoded by the coding sequence ATGAAACAGCCATTAAAAGAAAACGGTGGACTACCGGCATCTATCCTCTGGACACTTGCTATTGTGGCCGGTGTCTCGGTAGCCAACATCTATTATATTCAACCTCTATTAAATATGATACGCCATGAACTTGGCATATCAGAGTTCAGAACTAACCTGATTGCCATGGTCACGCAAATAGGCTATGCGGCAGGATTGTTGTTTATCACCCCTCTGGGAGATTTATATCAGCGTAAGAAAATCATCCTGGTCAACTTCACCGTTCTGATATTCTCTCTATTGACTATCGCCCTGACGCACTATTTTCATTTGATACTTATCGCTTCATTCCTCACGGGAGTTTGTTCGATGATTCCACAAATATTCATTCCGATAGCCGCCCAGTTCTCCCGTCCGGAAAATAAAGGCAGAAATGTAGGGATTGTCTTATCAGGACTATTGACCGGCATTCTGGCTTCACGTGTCGTCAGCGGATTTATCGGTGAACTGATTGGCTGGCGGGAAATGTATCACATCGCTGCAGGCATGATGTTTATCTGCGCAATCGTTGTATTAAAAGTCCTTCCTGACATTCAGACCAACTTTCAGGGAAAGTATAGCGGCCTGATGAAATCTCTGTTAGCCTTAGTGAAAGAATACCCGCAACTGCGCATTTATTCGATCCGGGCGGCACTGAATTTCGGTTCCCTCCTCGCCATGTGGTCCTGTCTGGCTTTTAAAATGGGACAAGCCCCGTTCTTCGCCAACAGCGACGTAATCGGTATGCTAGGACTTTGCGGAGTGGCCGGAGCATTGACTGCTTCTTTCGTAGGAAGATACGTAAAGCAAGTAGGTGTACGCCGCTTTAACTTTATCGGTTGCGGATTGATTCTCTTTGCCTGGTTACTGTTCTTCATCGGTGAAAACACTTTTATTGGTATCATTGCCGGAATCATCATCATTGACATAGGGATGCAATGTATCCAACTTAGCAACCAAACAAGTATCTTCGAACTAGACCCGCGCGCTTCGAACCGTATCAATACAGTTTTCATGACTACTTACTTTATTGGCGGTTCAATGGGAACATTTCTGGCGGGCAGCTTTTGGCAACTGTATGGTTGGCACGGAGTTATCGGTACCGGAGTCGTTTTAACCGGAATTTCTTTATTAATTACGACTTTCTACAAGAAGTGA